A genomic stretch from Enterobacter dykesii includes:
- a CDS encoding MFS transporter: MRKIKGLRWYMIALVTLGTVLGYLTRNTVAAAAPTLMEELHISTQQYSYIIAAYSAAYTIMQPVAGYVLDILGTKIGYAFFAIAWAVFCGATALAGSWGGLALARGAVGAAEAAMIPAGLKASSEWFPAKERSIAVGYFNVGSSIGAMIAPPLVVWAIVMHSWQMAFIISGVLSFAWAMAWLVFYKHPRDQKKLSEEEREYIIGGQEAQHQTNNGKKMTVWQILGTRQFWGIALPRFLAEPAWGTFNAWIPLFMFKVYGFNLKEIAMFAWMPMLFADLGCIVGGYLPPLFQRWFGVNLIVSRKMVVTMGALLMIGPGMIGLFTSPYVAIALLCIGGFAHQSLSGALITLSSDVFGRNEVATANGLTGMAAWTASTMFALVVGALADTIGFSPLFAVLAIFDLMGAVVIWTVLKSKSAEELAKESLGKPATQS; the protein is encoded by the coding sequence ATGCGTAAAATTAAAGGGTTACGTTGGTATATGATCGCGCTGGTGACGTTAGGCACCGTGCTGGGCTACCTGACGCGTAACACCGTGGCAGCAGCAGCGCCAACGTTGATGGAAGAGCTGCATATCTCCACGCAGCAATACTCCTACATCATTGCCGCCTATTCCGCGGCTTATACCATCATGCAGCCTGTTGCTGGCTATGTGCTGGATATTCTCGGTACCAAAATCGGTTATGCCTTCTTCGCCATCGCCTGGGCGGTGTTCTGCGGCGCAACCGCGCTGGCAGGCAGCTGGGGTGGACTGGCGCTGGCGCGCGGTGCGGTCGGTGCGGCAGAAGCCGCGATGATCCCGGCGGGTCTGAAGGCCAGCTCCGAGTGGTTCCCGGCGAAAGAGCGTTCCATTGCCGTCGGCTACTTCAACGTGGGCTCGTCCATCGGGGCGATGATAGCGCCGCCGCTGGTGGTGTGGGCCATCGTGATGCACAGCTGGCAGATGGCGTTCATCATCTCAGGCGTGCTGAGCTTTGCCTGGGCGATGGCGTGGCTGGTATTCTATAAACACCCGCGCGATCAGAAAAAGCTCTCTGAAGAAGAACGCGAATACATCATTGGCGGTCAGGAAGCGCAGCATCAGACCAACAACGGCAAAAAAATGACCGTCTGGCAGATCCTGGGCACCCGTCAGTTCTGGGGTATCGCTCTGCCGCGTTTCCTGGCTGAACCAGCCTGGGGGACCTTTAACGCGTGGATCCCGCTGTTCATGTTTAAAGTGTACGGCTTTAACCTGAAAGAGATCGCGATGTTCGCCTGGATGCCAATGCTGTTCGCTGACCTGGGCTGTATCGTGGGCGGCTACCTGCCACCGCTGTTCCAGCGCTGGTTTGGCGTGAACCTGATTGTTTCCCGCAAAATGGTGGTGACCATGGGCGCGCTGCTGATGATTGGCCCGGGCATGATTGGCCTGTTCACCAGCCCGTACGTCGCCATTGCCCTGCTGTGCATCGGTGGCTTTGCTCACCAGTCCCTGTCGGGCGCGCTGATTACGCTCTCTTCTGACGTCTTTGGTCGTAACGAAGTGGCAACCGCCAACGGCCTGACCGGCATGGCCGCCTGGACCGCGAGCACCATGTTTGCACTGGTGGTCGGCGCGCTGGCGGATACCATCGGCTTCAGCCCGCTGTTCGCGGTGCTGGCGATCTTCGACCTGATGGGTGCGGTAGTTATCTGGACGGTGCTGAAAAGCAAATCGGCAGAGGAGCTGGCGAAAGAGTCCCTTGGCAAACCGGCTACGCAGAGTTAG
- the exuR gene encoding transcriptional regulator ExuR — MEITEPRRLYQQLAAELKDRIEQGVYLVGDKLPAERFIADEKSVSRTVVREAIIMLEVEGYVEVRKGSGIHVISNLPKHSPVADESLEFASYGPFELLQARQLIESNIAEFAATQVTKQDIMKLMEIQENARKEKCFRDSEWDLQFHVQVALATQNTALAAIVEKMWTQRVHNPYWKKLHDHIDSRTVDNWCDDHDQILKALIRKDPHAAKLAMWQHLENTKQMLFNETSDDFEFNADRYLFADNPVVHLDTASSASK, encoded by the coding sequence ATGGAAATCACCGAACCACGTCGTTTGTATCAACAACTTGCTGCGGAGCTGAAAGATCGCATCGAGCAAGGGGTCTATCTTGTCGGTGATAAACTTCCCGCCGAGCGCTTTATCGCGGATGAAAAAAGCGTGAGCCGCACCGTGGTGCGTGAAGCAATTATCATGCTGGAAGTGGAAGGCTACGTTGAGGTGCGCAAAGGCTCCGGCATTCACGTGATTTCTAATCTGCCGAAACACTCTCCCGTCGCGGATGAAAGTCTTGAATTCGCCAGCTATGGCCCGTTTGAGCTGCTCCAGGCTCGCCAACTGATCGAAAGCAATATTGCTGAGTTTGCGGCGACGCAGGTGACCAAGCAGGACATCATGAAGCTGATGGAAATCCAGGAGAATGCCCGTAAGGAAAAATGTTTCCGCGATTCAGAGTGGGATCTTCAGTTCCACGTTCAGGTCGCCCTGGCAACCCAAAATACGGCCCTGGCGGCAATCGTAGAAAAAATGTGGACTCAGCGCGTTCACAACCCGTACTGGAAAAAACTGCACGACCATATCGATTCCCGTACCGTCGACAACTGGTGCGACGATCACGACCAAATCCTTAAGGCGCTGATTCGTAAAGATCCACATGCCGCCAAGCTGGCGATGTGGCAGCACCTGGAAAACACCAAGCAGATGCTGTTCAACGAAACCAGCGATGACTTCGAATTTAACGCTGACCGCTATCTTTTTGCCGATAATCCTGTTGTTCATCTCGATACGGCGTCCAGTGCCTCAAAATAG
- the yqjA gene encoding DedA family general envelope maintenance protein YqjA has product MELLTQLLHALWAQDFETLANPSMIGMLYFVLFMILFLENGLLPAAFLPGDSLLVLVGVLCAKGAMAFPQTILLLTVAASLGCWVSYIQGRWLGNTRIVQNWLSHLPAHYHQRAHHLFHKHGLSALLIGRFIAFVRTLLPTIAGLSGLSSARFQFFNWMSGLLWVLILTTLGYALGKTPVFMKYEDQLMSCLMLLPVVLLVFGLIGSLVVLWKKKYGARG; this is encoded by the coding sequence ATGGAACTTTTGACCCAACTACTGCATGCCCTCTGGGCGCAGGATTTTGAAACGCTGGCCAACCCTTCCATGATTGGCATGCTCTATTTCGTCTTGTTTATGATCCTGTTCCTTGAGAACGGCTTGCTGCCTGCTGCCTTCCTGCCCGGTGACAGTTTGCTGGTGCTTGTCGGCGTGCTTTGCGCCAAAGGGGCGATGGCGTTTCCACAAACCATTTTATTACTGACCGTTGCGGCCAGCCTCGGCTGCTGGGTGAGCTATATTCAGGGACGATGGCTGGGCAATACCCGGATCGTCCAGAACTGGCTCTCTCATCTTCCCGCACATTATCACCAGCGGGCGCACCACCTTTTCCACAAGCACGGGCTTTCCGCACTGCTGATTGGCCGCTTTATCGCCTTTGTTCGCACCCTGTTGCCGACCATTGCCGGTCTGTCAGGGTTGAGCAGCGCCCGCTTCCAGTTCTTTAACTGGATGAGCGGCCTGTTATGGGTGCTTATTCTGACGACGCTGGGCTATGCGCTGGGGAAAACCCCGGTCTTCATGAAATATGAAGACCAGCTGATGTCCTGCCTGATGCTGCTGCCCGTTGTGCTGCTGGTCTTCGGCCTGATTGGCTCACTGGTCGTGCTGTGGAAAAAGAAATACGGAGCCAGAGGCTAA
- the mzrA gene encoding EnvZ/OmpR regulon moderator MzrA: MAISPLALRRFAVAVITLIVLSAMLLAWSALSHQESTLAIRPVNQGASVPDGFSVWHHLDANGIRFKSITPQDDVLLIKFDSRAQSAAAKVVLDRTLPHGYIIAQQEDESQPAAWLSLIRDTSHRFG; this comes from the coding sequence ATGGCTATCTCACCGCTCGCCCTGCGCCGTTTTGCCGTTGCCGTGATTACGCTGATCGTCCTCAGCGCCATGCTGCTGGCATGGAGCGCGCTTTCGCATCAGGAATCGACGCTGGCCATCCGCCCGGTAAACCAGGGTGCCAGCGTGCCTGACGGTTTTTCTGTCTGGCATCATCTGGACGCGAACGGGATCCGCTTCAAGAGCATTACCCCGCAGGATGACGTTTTACTGATCAAGTTTGATTCCCGTGCGCAAAGTGCCGCCGCGAAAGTGGTTCTCGACCGTACGTTGCCGCACGGGTATATCATTGCCCAGCAGGAAGATGAGAGTCAGCCAGCTGCCTGGCTCTCATTGATTCGCGATACGTCGCATCGGTTCGGATAA
- a CDS encoding DUF1090 domain-containing protein: MKFRMTLALALFSLSTASFANSLCHEKEQDIQREIGYAEKHNNQHRVDGLKKALSEVKANCSDSKLRADHQKKIAEQKDEIAERRRDLQEAKEKGDAEKIAKREKKLKEAQDDLKALEARDY, translated from the coding sequence ATGAAATTCCGCATGACTCTGGCTCTGGCCCTTTTTTCTTTAAGCACAGCATCCTTCGCAAACTCTCTCTGTCATGAGAAAGAACAGGATATTCAGCGTGAGATCGGTTATGCCGAAAAGCATAACAATCAGCACCGTGTTGATGGTCTTAAAAAAGCGCTTAGCGAAGTGAAAGCGAACTGTTCAGACAGCAAGCTTCGTGCCGACCACCAGAAGAAAATCGCTGAACAGAAGGACGAGATAGCCGAGCGCCGTCGCGACCTGCAGGAAGCGAAAGAGAAAGGGGATGCGGAAAAAATTGCCAAGCGCGAGAAGAAGTTGAAAGAAGCGCAGGATGACCTGAAAGCGCTGGAAGCTCGCGATTATTGA
- a CDS encoding DUF883 family protein, with amino-acid sequence MSKDTTSEHLRAELKSLADTLEEVLNSSADKSKEEVSKLRSKAEQALKESRYRLGETGDALAKQTREAAARADEYVRDNPWTGVGIGAAVGVVLGVLLTRR; translated from the coding sequence ATGTCAAAAGATACGACGTCTGAACATCTGCGCGCTGAACTGAAATCCCTGGCCGATACCCTTGAAGAGGTGCTGAACTCCTCTGCTGACAAGTCAAAAGAAGAGGTCAGCAAGCTGCGCAGCAAGGCGGAGCAGGCGCTGAAAGAGAGCCGTTATCGCCTGGGTGAAACCGGTGATGCGCTGGCGAAACAGACCCGCGAAGCGGCTGCCCGCGCGGACGAATATGTGCGTGATAATCCATGGACGGGTGTAGGGATTGGTGCCGCAGTGGGTGTGGTACTGGGTGTCCTTCTGACGCGTCGTTGA
- a CDS encoding phage holin family protein, with protein sequence MEDPRHAQGPANNVLGIGQRILTTLVGIAETRVRLAVVELEEEKANLFQMLLMLGLTMLFAAFGLMSLMVLIIWAIDPQYRLNAMIATTVVLLVAALIGGIWTLRKARKSTFLRHTRQELANDRALLEDDKP encoded by the coding sequence ATGGAAGATCCTCGTCACGCACAAGGGCCTGCTAACAACGTCCTCGGCATCGGCCAGCGTATTTTAACGACGCTGGTCGGGATTGCCGAAACGCGCGTCCGGCTGGCAGTGGTCGAGCTGGAAGAGGAGAAAGCGAACCTCTTCCAGATGCTGCTGATGCTCGGACTGACCATGCTCTTCGCCGCGTTTGGTCTGATGAGCCTGATGGTGTTAATCATCTGGGCCATTGACCCGCAGTATCGTCTTAACGCGATGATTGCCACCACCGTCGTTCTGCTGGTCGCAGCGTTGATAGGCGGTATCTGGACGCTGCGTAAAGCGCGCAAGTCCACTTTCCTTCGCCATACGCGTCAGGAGCTGGCGAACGATCGCGCTCTGCTGGAGGATGACAAGCCGTGA
- a CDS encoding YqjK-like family protein yields MSDKAERQKRKAYLLSQIQQQRLDLSASRRDWIDATRRFDRGWNTFLSLRSWALVGSSVMAIWTVRHPNMLIRWARRGFGAWSAWRLVKATLRQQQLR; encoded by the coding sequence GTGAGCGATAAAGCGGAACGTCAGAAGCGAAAAGCGTACCTGTTAAGTCAGATCCAGCAGCAACGGCTGGATCTGTCTGCCAGCCGCCGCGACTGGATTGACGCGACGCGACGGTTTGACCGCGGCTGGAACACCTTCCTGAGCCTGCGCTCATGGGCGCTGGTCGGCAGCAGCGTGATGGCTATCTGGACGGTTCGTCATCCAAATATGCTCATCCGCTGGGCACGCCGTGGATTCGGCGCCTGGAGCGCCTGGCGTCTGGTGAAAGCCACGTTGCGACAGCAGCAGCTGCGGTGA
- a CDS encoding DoxX family protein, with protein MKKLEDVGVLVARILMPILFIVAGWGKITGYAGTQQYMEAMGVPGFLLPLTILLEFGGGLAVLFGFLTRTTALFTAGFTVLTAFIFHSNFAEGVNSLMFMKNLTIAGGFLLLAVTGPGAYSIDRVLNKKW; from the coding sequence ATGAAAAAATTAGAAGATGTTGGTGTACTGGTAGCGCGTATTCTGATGCCAATTCTGTTCATCGTGGCAGGTTGGGGAAAAATCACCGGTTATGCGGGTACCCAGCAGTATATGGAAGCCATGGGCGTTCCGGGGTTCCTGCTGCCGCTGACCATTCTTCTTGAGTTCGGCGGCGGCCTGGCGGTACTGTTCGGCTTCCTGACCCGTACCACCGCACTGTTTACCGCAGGCTTCACCGTGCTGACAGCGTTCATCTTCCACAGCAACTTTGCGGAAGGCGTGAACTCTCTGATGTTCATGAAAAACCTGACCATCGCGGGTGGCTTCCTGCTGCTGGCCGTCACTGGCCCGGGCGCATACAGCATCGACCGCGTTCTGAATAAGAAATGGTAA
- a CDS encoding glutathione S-transferase family protein: MGQLVDGVWQDVWYDTKSTGGRFKRSVSAFRNWLTADGAPGPSGEGGFAAEKDRYHLYVSLACPWAHRTLIVRKLKGLESLIPVSVVNPLMLENGWTFDSDFPAATGDDLYHHDFLYQLYLRADPHYTGRVTVPVLWDKKNQTIVSNESAEIIRMFNTAFDAHGARAGDYYPVELREKIDELNSWIYDNVNNGVYKAGFATSQEAYDEAVGKVFESLERLEQILGQHRYLTGDRLTEADIRLWTTLVRFDPVYVTHFKCDKHRISDYLNLHGFLRDIYQMQGIAETVDFDHIRTHYFRSHKTINPTGIISIGPWQDLDEPHGRDVRFG, encoded by the coding sequence ATGGGACAACTCGTAGACGGCGTATGGCAGGATGTCTGGTATGACACCAAATCCACCGGAGGTCGCTTCAAGCGCTCAGTTTCGGCCTTCCGTAACTGGCTGACCGCCGACGGTGCGCCGGGCCCGAGCGGCGAAGGCGGCTTCGCGGCTGAGAAAGACCGTTATCATCTTTATGTTTCGCTTGCCTGCCCGTGGGCACACCGCACGCTGATTGTGCGCAAGCTTAAAGGTCTCGAATCCTTAATTCCGGTTTCGGTCGTGAACCCGCTGATGCTGGAAAACGGCTGGACGTTTGACAGTGATTTCCCCGCGGCGACCGGCGACGATCTTTACCACCACGATTTCCTTTACCAGCTCTATCTGCGCGCCGATCCTCACTACACCGGGCGCGTTACCGTGCCGGTGCTGTGGGACAAGAAAAACCAGACGATTGTCAGCAATGAGTCTGCGGAAATCATCCGCATGTTCAATACCGCCTTTGACGCGCACGGCGCCCGTGCCGGAGATTACTATCCGGTTGAGCTGCGTGAGAAAATTGACGAGCTGAACAGCTGGATTTACGACAACGTCAACAACGGTGTCTACAAGGCCGGTTTCGCCACCAGCCAGGAAGCGTATGACGAAGCGGTCGGAAAGGTGTTTGAATCGCTTGAGCGTCTCGAGCAGATCCTGGGCCAGCATCGCTACCTGACGGGCGATCGCCTGACGGAAGCGGATATTCGCCTGTGGACCACGCTGGTTCGCTTCGATCCGGTCTATGTCACCCACTTTAAGTGCGACAAGCACCGCATCAGCGATTACCTGAACCTGCATGGTTTCCTGCGCGACATCTACCAGATGCAAGGGATCGCCGAAACGGTCGACTTCGACCATATTCGCACCCACTATTTCCGCAGCCACAAAACCATCAACCCAACGGGCATTATCTCCATTGGGCCGTGGCAGGATCTGGATGAACCTCACGGGCGCGACGTCCGATTTGGCTAA
- a CDS encoding DUF805 domain-containing protein, translating to MDWYLKVLRNYIGFGGRARRKEYWMFVLVNFVLIMVLGIVDKILGWERAGGEGVLTTIYGLLVLLPSWAVLFRRLHDTDRSAWWLLLLLIPIVGWIVILIFNCQSGTPGENRFGPDPKIGA from the coding sequence ATGGACTGGTATTTAAAAGTACTGCGTAACTACATTGGATTTGGTGGCCGCGCCCGCCGCAAAGAGTACTGGATGTTCGTTCTGGTGAACTTCGTCCTGATTATGGTGCTGGGCATCGTGGATAAAATTCTTGGCTGGGAGCGGGCTGGCGGTGAAGGCGTACTGACCACCATCTATGGCCTGTTAGTCCTGCTGCCATCGTGGGCGGTACTGTTCCGTCGGCTGCACGATACCGATCGTTCGGCGTGGTGGTTACTGCTGCTGCTGATCCCGATTGTGGGCTGGATCGTGATTTTGATCTTCAACTGCCAGAGCGGGACGCCGGGCGAAAACCGCTTTGGTCCGGATCCTAAGATCGGCGCGTAA
- the yhaJ gene encoding DNA-binding transcriptional regulator YhaJ: protein MAKERALTLEALRVMDAIDRRGSFAAAADELGRVPSALSYTMQKLEEELDVVLFDRSGHRTKFTNVGRMLLERGRVLLEAADKLTTDAEALARGWETHLTLVTEALVPTEALFPLVDRLAAKANTQLSIITEVLAGAWERLETGRADIVIAPDMHFRSSSEINSRKLYSVMNVYVAAPNHPIHQEPEPLSEVTRVKYRGVAVADTARERPVLTVQLLDKQPRLTVTSLEDKRQALLAGLGVATMPYPFVEKDIAEGRLRVVSPEYTSEVDIIMAWRRDSMGEAKSWCLREIPKLFAHHNK from the coding sequence ATGGCTAAAGAGAGAGCATTGACGCTTGAGGCGCTTCGCGTCATGGACGCGATTGACCGGCGCGGCAGTTTTGCGGCGGCGGCAGATGAGCTTGGGCGCGTTCCGTCTGCGCTAAGCTACACCATGCAGAAGCTGGAGGAAGAGCTGGACGTGGTGCTGTTTGACCGCTCCGGTCATCGAACAAAATTCACCAACGTGGGGCGAATGCTGCTGGAGCGCGGCCGCGTGCTGCTGGAAGCGGCGGACAAGCTCACGACGGACGCCGAAGCGCTGGCGCGCGGCTGGGAAACCCATCTGACGTTAGTTACCGAAGCGCTGGTGCCGACTGAAGCGCTGTTCCCGCTGGTGGACCGCCTGGCGGCGAAGGCTAATACGCAGCTGTCCATCATCACCGAGGTGCTGGCAGGCGCGTGGGAACGTCTGGAGACGGGCAGGGCGGATATTGTCATCGCCCCGGACATGCACTTCCGCTCATCGTCGGAAATCAACTCGCGCAAGCTCTACAGCGTGATGAACGTTTACGTTGCCGCACCCAACCACCCGATTCATCAGGAGCCGGAGCCGCTCTCTGAAGTGACGCGCGTGAAGTATCGCGGCGTGGCGGTAGCGGATACCGCGCGCGAGCGTCCGGTGCTGACGGTGCAGCTTCTGGATAAGCAGCCTCGTCTGACGGTAACTTCGCTGGAAGACAAAAGGCAGGCGCTGCTGGCCGGTCTGGGCGTGGCGACAATGCCGTACCCCTTTGTGGAAAAAGATATTGCGGAAGGGCGACTGCGTGTCGTGAGCCCGGAGTACACCAGCGAAGTGGATATCATTATGGCATGGCGTCGCGACAGCATGGGCGAAGCCAAATCGTGGTGCCTGCGAGAAATTCCAAAGCTCTTTGCGCACCACAACAAATAA